A stretch of Gemmatimonadaceae bacterium DNA encodes these proteins:
- a CDS encoding serine/threonine-protein kinase, which yields MTAMFETLRAALADRYQLLRELGAGGMATVYLARDLKHERDVAIKVLKPELAAVLGAERFVQEIRTTAQLQHPHILPLFDSGVADGFLYYVMPYIEGETIREQLHRETQVAVEDAVRLTREVADALDYAHRRGIIHRDIKPENILLHDGRAMVMDFGIALAVSAAAGGRMTETGLSLGTPHYMSPEQATADKELTPRSDVYSLATVCYEMLAGEPPHLGNSAQQIIMKIITEPAAPVAKLRRTVPAHVNAALETALEKLPADRFATAKAFADALANPAYVRDAAAPRVTTAVAPVRSRWRDPVVWGALAVAVSAVAGLLSSWPKRGGTVADNGSVTRVILATAPGQDFIRGATWRDFDLSSDGRFVVYVGHSPAGPAVLWKRSLDALEATVVPGSEGVSGTPRISTDLRRVAVRRRDRLVVLPLDGGTAQELGLAPTSLKWGDDGAIYFRDDATVLYRWMPGAPAADSLFRLGGRQLTEVLPGSRRFLVSNGGQSLLGLLDLDRGINDQFGTGTSPRFVPPNWLLYTRPSDRSIVVQRFDPASGRPDGEARVTGDAPSPLGMFTVAADGSLLYERAAVGSDSSRLVWLDRKGVTTAIGWIAPQAFDAPALSPDGTRIAVALPTSRGIQSGDLWVYDLRQQSRLPFGRDGLANRPSWHPDGRHLLYVSAEAENAFLQEIAVDGSGTSRRLTTLSSALAEGFWSRDAKEIVIRMPGVTVRNIFRFVPGVDTKPTPVLNEGVAEHAPALSPDGRWLAYATDRPGRKEVFIRPHPGGGAPIVVSLEGGHSPLWSPDGTRLLYVSADSAFWEARLRSDGGTLSVESRTRLFKAPPNIVLDQYRPHHAWAPDGRILAVQRTPRADGRQNDYLVLVRGWLQSVTAPPEVRR from the coding sequence ATGACGGCGATGTTCGAGACGCTGCGCGCCGCCCTGGCCGACCGCTACCAGCTCCTGCGCGAGCTCGGCGCCGGCGGCATGGCCACCGTGTATCTCGCGCGCGACCTCAAGCATGAGCGCGACGTGGCCATCAAGGTGCTCAAGCCCGAACTGGCGGCCGTCCTCGGCGCCGAACGGTTCGTGCAGGAGATCCGCACCACCGCGCAGCTGCAGCACCCGCACATTCTGCCGCTCTTCGACAGCGGCGTGGCCGATGGCTTCCTGTACTACGTCATGCCCTACATCGAGGGGGAGACGATTCGCGAGCAGCTCCATCGCGAGACGCAGGTGGCCGTGGAGGACGCGGTGCGGCTGACCCGCGAGGTGGCCGACGCGCTCGACTACGCGCACCGCCGCGGGATCATTCATCGCGACATCAAGCCGGAGAACATTCTCCTGCATGACGGGCGCGCCATGGTGATGGACTTTGGCATCGCCCTGGCCGTGAGCGCGGCGGCCGGTGGGCGCATGACAGAGACGGGGCTCTCGCTCGGCACGCCGCACTACATGAGTCCTGAGCAGGCCACCGCCGACAAGGAGCTCACGCCGCGGAGCGACGTGTACTCGCTGGCGACGGTGTGCTACGAAATGCTGGCTGGCGAGCCGCCGCACCTCGGCAACTCGGCGCAGCAGATCATCATGAAGATCATCACCGAGCCGGCGGCGCCGGTCGCAAAGCTGCGGCGCACGGTGCCCGCGCATGTGAACGCGGCGCTCGAGACGGCGCTCGAGAAGTTGCCGGCCGATCGGTTTGCCACGGCCAAGGCGTTTGCAGACGCGCTGGCGAATCCGGCGTATGTGCGCGATGCGGCCGCACCGCGGGTCACGACGGCCGTGGCGCCGGTGCGTTCGCGGTGGCGTGATCCGGTCGTGTGGGGCGCGCTTGCCGTGGCCGTCTCGGCGGTGGCTGGGCTGCTCTCCTCGTGGCCGAAGCGTGGCGGCACCGTGGCCGACAACGGATCGGTCACGCGCGTGATACTCGCCACGGCTCCGGGTCAGGACTTCATTCGCGGCGCCACCTGGCGTGATTTCGATCTCAGTAGTGACGGGCGATTCGTGGTATACGTGGGCCATTCACCCGCGGGGCCGGCGGTCCTGTGGAAACGCTCACTCGACGCGCTGGAGGCGACGGTCGTACCGGGGTCGGAGGGCGTCTCCGGGACGCCGCGTATCTCCACCGATCTGCGCCGCGTCGCGGTTCGTCGCCGAGACCGCCTCGTGGTGCTCCCGCTGGATGGCGGTACGGCGCAGGAACTGGGGCTCGCCCCAACGTCGCTCAAGTGGGGCGACGATGGCGCGATCTACTTCCGCGACGATGCCACGGTGCTCTATCGGTGGATGCCGGGGGCGCCGGCCGCCGACAGTCTGTTCCGGCTCGGTGGGCGTCAGCTCACAGAGGTACTGCCAGGCAGCAGACGCTTCCTCGTGAGCAACGGCGGGCAGTCGCTCCTCGGGCTGCTCGATCTCGATCGAGGCATCAACGATCAGTTCGGCACCGGGACGTCGCCGCGTTTCGTGCCGCCGAATTGGCTCCTGTACACGCGCCCCAGCGATCGATCGATTGTCGTTCAGCGTTTTGACCCGGCGTCTGGTCGGCCGGACGGCGAAGCCCGAGTAACCGGTGATGCTCCATCACCGCTCGGGATGTTCACCGTTGCAGCGGATGGATCCTTGCTCTACGAACGCGCGGCGGTCGGCAGCGACAGTAGCCGGCTGGTGTGGCTCGATCGAAAGGGCGTGACGACGGCGATTGGCTGGATTGCGCCCCAGGCATTTGACGCGCCAGCCCTGAGCCCTGACGGTACGCGAATCGCGGTGGCACTGCCGACGTCGCGCGGCATCCAGAGTGGAGATCTCTGGGTGTATGATCTTCGGCAACAGTCACGGCTCCCCTTCGGACGTGATGGACTCGCCAATCGCCCATCATGGCATCCGGATGGACGCCATCTGCTGTACGTCAGTGCGGAAGCCGAGAACGCCTTCCTGCAGGAAATTGCCGTCGATGGATCGGGTACCTCCCGTCGACTCACCACACTCTCCAGTGCGCTCGCGGAAGGGTTCTGGTCGCGGGACGCCAAGGAGATCGTGATCCGCATGCCGGGCGTGACCGTGCGGAACATCTTTCGCTTTGTACCGGGAGTGGACACGAAGCCGACGCCGGTGCTCAACGAGGGTGTCGCGGAACACGCACCGGCCTTGTCGCCCGATGGGCGCTGGTTGGCGTATGCGACCGACCGACCTGGACGCAAGGAGGTGTTCATACGACCGCATCCTGGCGGCGGCGCACCGATCGTCGTTTCGCTCGAGGGCGGCCATTCGCCGCTTTGGTCTCCCGATGGGACGCGACTGCTGTACGTGAGCGCCGACTCCGCATTCTGGGAGGCGAGACTGCGTTCTGACGGCGGAACACTGTCGGTGGAATCACGCACGCGGCTGTTCAAGGCGCCGCCGAACATCGTGCTCGACCAGTATCGGCCGCACCATGCGTGGGCGCCCGATGGACGCATCCTGGCGGTGCAGCGGACGCCGCGGGCGGACGGGCGGCAGAATGACTATCTCGTGCTGGTTCGCGGCTGGCTGCAGAGCGTAACCGCTCCACCCGAGGTGCGACGGTGA
- a CDS encoding protein kinase, producing MRTVDSLRTALADRYELLRELGAGGMATVYLARDVRHAREVAIKVLHPELAAVLGAERFLSEIRTTASLQHPHILPLFDSGEAAGQLFYVMPFVDGETLRSRLEREKQLPIADAVQLAREVADALQYAHDRGIIHRDIKPENILLQGGHALVADFGIALAVTNAGGARMTQTGLSLGTPQYMAPEQAMGERTIDARADIYALGAVTYEMLAGEPPFTGPTSQAIVAKVMSTEPQRLDVLRRNVPANAADAVHHALEKLPADRPASARALAEALVGAGPARRASGAARDRTTPAPVERSRPAWRAALLSVAAVALVGVGTQLPVTKRLGTTATVAAGGNGVIRAPLPLATDEQLNSNGLRMLAVSPAGDRIAYVTVGPDGLRLYVRDQQDVVPRRLEVDGVGGQLVFSPDGNALAYAIGAEIRRIGVRAGRSERIALSPERTSLTMRGLLWLPGDTLLMAVDHRGLWQVTPGASDATPVDTSAAVRVLSFPVLAGSPRWLVATQQDSAKKLMLTAYDRTTRRLVPMPTLSGYPAGLVGDRLLFVNGANTLQMVRVDTVTWQPLDSPTAVSDDPVLRSGSITTMAAVSPSGTVLTVHGTNDRELVLGRARGDSLLLPEARLYANPRISPDGKKIVVTVRGESGPSMWILDRGTGLLTAVTDGSGRSPEWSRDGRVLQFVRSGADERSAWTFWRVPADNSAAPTLIETPPELADEMLDTPDGRLRIYRTTPAAPHPTDVLVRPIDGSAPARVLESGPDVMRHLRLSPDGRWLAFQSNRSGKDQVYVRPFPGPGGAVPITGEPSREPMWTPDGAWLFYRLNAGIVRRRWSSSTGTPGPEELLLTGDYASEPRWANYDVLPGGDGVVALRRAGGPPRGVITFNVQRLWETAR from the coding sequence GTGAGAACTGTCGACTCGCTGCGCACCGCCCTGGCCGACCGCTACGAGCTCCTGCGCGAGCTCGGTGCCGGCGGCATGGCGACCGTGTATCTCGCGCGCGATGTCCGCCACGCGCGTGAAGTGGCCATCAAGGTGCTGCACCCCGAACTTGCGGCGGTCCTTGGCGCCGAGCGGTTCCTGAGCGAGATCCGCACCACGGCCTCGTTGCAGCATCCGCACATCCTGCCGCTCTTCGACAGCGGTGAGGCGGCGGGGCAGCTGTTCTACGTCATGCCGTTCGTGGACGGCGAAACGCTGCGCTCGCGCTTGGAGCGCGAGAAGCAGCTCCCTATCGCCGACGCCGTACAGCTCGCGCGCGAAGTCGCCGATGCCCTGCAGTACGCGCACGATCGCGGCATCATCCATCGCGACATCAAGCCGGAGAACATCCTGCTGCAGGGCGGCCATGCGTTGGTCGCCGACTTCGGCATTGCGCTCGCCGTCACGAACGCCGGCGGCGCGAGGATGACACAGACTGGCCTCTCGCTGGGCACGCCGCAGTACATGGCGCCGGAACAGGCCATGGGTGAGCGCACCATCGACGCACGCGCCGATATCTACGCGCTGGGCGCCGTCACGTACGAGATGCTCGCGGGCGAGCCGCCGTTCACGGGGCCCACGAGTCAGGCGATCGTCGCGAAGGTCATGAGCACCGAGCCGCAACGCCTTGATGTGTTGCGACGCAATGTTCCGGCGAATGCGGCCGACGCGGTGCACCACGCGCTCGAGAAGCTGCCGGCCGACCGGCCGGCGTCGGCCCGCGCGTTGGCGGAGGCACTCGTGGGGGCGGGCCCCGCGAGGCGCGCCAGTGGTGCGGCTCGCGATCGCACGACGCCCGCTCCAGTGGAACGATCGCGCCCCGCCTGGCGTGCGGCGCTCCTCAGCGTGGCCGCCGTGGCACTCGTGGGAGTGGGCACGCAGCTGCCGGTCACGAAACGCCTCGGCACCACGGCGACGGTCGCGGCCGGGGGCAACGGCGTCATTCGCGCCCCGCTCCCGCTGGCGACCGACGAACAGTTGAACAGCAATGGTCTGCGCATGCTGGCGGTCTCGCCCGCCGGCGACCGCATCGCGTATGTCACGGTGGGTCCCGACGGCCTCCGTCTCTACGTGCGCGATCAGCAGGACGTCGTGCCGCGTCGGCTCGAGGTTGACGGCGTCGGTGGACAACTCGTGTTCTCTCCCGACGGGAACGCACTGGCGTACGCCATCGGCGCCGAGATTCGTCGCATCGGCGTGCGTGCCGGACGCAGTGAGCGCATCGCGCTCTCGCCCGAGCGGACGTCGCTCACCATGCGCGGACTGCTCTGGCTGCCAGGCGATACACTGCTCATGGCGGTCGATCATCGCGGACTCTGGCAGGTGACGCCGGGGGCAAGCGACGCAACGCCGGTCGATACCAGTGCGGCGGTGCGTGTACTCAGCTTTCCGGTGCTGGCCGGGAGTCCCCGCTGGCTCGTGGCCACCCAGCAGGACAGCGCGAAGAAGTTGATGCTGACGGCGTACGATCGGACCACGCGACGGCTGGTGCCCATGCCCACCCTCTCCGGATACCCGGCGGGGCTGGTCGGCGACCGGCTGCTCTTCGTGAATGGAGCCAACACCCTGCAGATGGTGCGCGTCGACACCGTCACCTGGCAGCCCCTCGACTCACCAACCGCGGTGAGCGACGACCCGGTGCTTCGGAGTGGTTCGATCACGACCATGGCCGCCGTGTCACCGAGTGGCACCGTGCTCACGGTGCACGGCACCAACGACCGGGAGCTGGTGCTGGGGCGCGCCCGTGGCGATTCGCTGCTGCTTCCCGAGGCGCGGCTGTACGCCAACCCGCGCATCTCCCCCGATGGCAAGAAGATCGTCGTCACGGTGCGCGGCGAATCGGGACCGTCCATGTGGATCCTGGATCGTGGCACGGGCCTGCTGACGGCGGTCACCGACGGAAGCGGCCGATCACCGGAGTGGAGTCGAGATGGACGCGTGCTGCAGTTTGTCCGTTCCGGCGCCGATGAACGCAGTGCCTGGACCTTCTGGCGCGTGCCCGCCGACAACAGCGCCGCGCCGACATTGATCGAAACGCCACCGGAGCTCGCCGACGAAATGTTGGACACGCCCGACGGCCGATTGCGGATCTACCGCACCACGCCTGCCGCGCCGCATCCGACAGATGTGCTGGTGCGGCCCATCGACGGCAGCGCACCGGCGCGGGTCCTAGAATCGGGCCCGGATGTCATGCGACACCTGCGCCTGTCTCCCGACGGTCGCTGGCTGGCGTTTCAATCCAACCGCAGCGGCAAGGATCAGGTCTACGTGCGCCCCTTCCCCGGACCCGGCGGTGCGGTACCCATCACCGGGGAGCCAAGCCGGGAGCCCATGTGGACGCCCGACGGTGCGTGGCTCTTCTACCGACTGAACGCCGGCATCGTACGGCGACGCTGGTCGTCGTCCACCGGCACGCCGGGGCCCGAGGAACTCCTGCTCACGGGCGACTACGCGAGTGAGCCGCGCTGGGCCAACTATGACGTGCTCCCCGGCGGTGATGGGGTCGTCGCCTTGCGCCGGGCGGGCGGTCCGCCACGCGGCGTGATCACGTTCAACGTGCAGCGTCTGTGGGAGACCGCGCGATGA
- a CDS encoding serine/threonine-protein kinase, with the protein MQALHDALADRYELLRELGAGGMATVYLARDVRHAREVAIKVLHPELAAVLGAERFLSEIRTTASLQHPHILPLFDSGEAAGQLFYVMPFVDGETLRSRLEREKQLPIADAVLLAREVADALQYAHDRGIIHRDIKPENILLQGGHALVADFGIALAVTNAGGARMTQTGLSLGTPQYMAPEQAMGERTIDARADVYALGAVTYEMLAGEPPFTGPTSQAIVARVLTVAPAPLMETRPSVPAAVEQAVFSALEKLPADRFSNARAFAEALEANTPATTGRPSTTAGSKPRRGPGWPLAAALVVASAIGGAFIATPTATPTRLAQSPTLLATIELPDTVRIPTGFGRVFDIAPDGSQLVTVIRHGKMHALARRRFDDERFTEIAGTQGTMALTEPRLSPSGRSLLYLGSGVWRVIPTDGGTAREVRLGGTPTWVSEDSAIVDRNGVLWIGNITTGQFRQLPKPAVSGIYGLRHPALLPGGKDAIVTVAHVNNRDARDYLAVYSLSDGAIRSLGIRGYDARLIAAGYLLFTQSGTDLFAVRWSASRRAPEGEPLRLADSLLVATDPGGASFAAAQDGTLIFLQGLRGGEPVVVSESGEERELPGPHAFGYFPRVSPDGRRIATSVSSAWREGFWVKDVESGVVQQRVADSLAHHVEWSVDGRRLLFVEAPSGALVSRSADDATDVQRLGGTGFGRHVPSFATATVIQCGGNSQGGISVAPMRALDSLTVLTTTPGGRCVAPTLSPDGRWLAYTLNGDEALAVYLVPLADPTRRTRVSMVEGSSPRFSPDSRTLFFRGARRMLAARLDATGAVSRVDSLFDASEYVNAGNIGRAWDLFPDGRRFLMLRKARVQRLSLLTNWTSRLAGAIR; encoded by the coding sequence GTGCAAGCGTTACATGATGCCCTGGCCGACCGCTACGAGCTCCTCCGCGAGCTCGGTGCCGGCGGCATGGCCACCGTGTATCTCGCGCGCGATGTCCGCCACGCGCGCGAAGTGGCCATCAAGGTGCTGCACCCCGAGCTCGCGGCGGTGCTCGGCGCCGAGCGGTTCCTGAGCGAGATCCGCACCACGGCCTCGTTGCAGCATCCGCATATCCTGCCGCTCTTCGACAGCGGCGAGGCGGCGGGGCAGCTGTTTTACGTCATGCCGTTCGTCGACGGAGAAACACTGCGCAGTCGCCTCGAGCGCGAAAAGCAGCTGCCGATTGCCGATGCCGTGCTGTTGGCCCGCGAAGTCGCCGATGCCCTGCAGTACGCGCACGATCGCGGCATCATCCATCGCGACATCAAGCCCGAGAACATCCTGCTCCAGGGCGGGCACGCGCTCGTCGCCGACTTCGGCATTGCGCTCGCCGTCACGAACGCCGGCGGCGCCCGCATGACGCAGACCGGGCTCTCGCTGGGTACGCCGCAGTACATGGCCCCCGAGCAGGCGATGGGCGAACGCACCATCGATGCGCGGGCCGATGTCTATGCACTCGGTGCGGTGACGTACGAGATGCTCGCCGGCGAGCCGCCGTTCACGGGGCCCACGAGTCAGGCGATCGTGGCGCGCGTACTCACCGTCGCCCCGGCGCCGCTCATGGAAACGCGCCCGAGCGTGCCCGCCGCCGTGGAGCAGGCCGTCTTCTCGGCGCTCGAGAAGCTGCCGGCGGATCGCTTCTCGAATGCCCGCGCCTTTGCGGAGGCGCTGGAGGCCAACACGCCCGCAACGACCGGGCGCCCCTCCACCACAGCGGGATCGAAGCCGCGACGCGGCCCGGGCTGGCCGCTGGCCGCGGCCCTGGTAGTGGCAAGCGCGATCGGCGGCGCCTTCATCGCGACGCCCACCGCGACGCCGACAAGACTCGCGCAATCGCCAACGCTCCTCGCGACGATCGAACTGCCCGACACGGTCCGGATTCCCACCGGATTCGGCCGCGTCTTCGACATCGCCCCCGACGGCTCACAGCTGGTGACCGTGATTCGACACGGGAAGATGCATGCGCTGGCACGTCGACGCTTCGATGATGAGCGCTTCACCGAGATTGCCGGTACGCAAGGCACGATGGCGCTCACCGAGCCCCGGCTCTCGCCCTCGGGCCGATCGCTGTTGTATCTGGGGAGCGGCGTCTGGCGGGTGATCCCGACTGATGGCGGGACCGCACGTGAGGTGCGCCTCGGTGGAACGCCGACCTGGGTCAGCGAAGATTCCGCCATCGTTGATCGCAACGGGGTCTTGTGGATTGGCAACATCACGACGGGCCAGTTCCGCCAGCTCCCCAAGCCGGCCGTCTCCGGCATCTACGGACTCCGCCACCCCGCGCTGCTTCCCGGCGGAAAGGACGCCATCGTCACCGTCGCGCATGTCAACAATCGCGATGCGCGCGACTACCTCGCGGTGTACTCGCTCAGCGATGGCGCCATACGATCACTGGGCATTCGCGGGTACGACGCACGTCTCATCGCTGCCGGCTACCTGCTGTTCACCCAGAGCGGCACCGATCTTTTCGCCGTGCGCTGGTCCGCGTCGCGCCGCGCGCCTGAGGGCGAGCCCCTTCGACTCGCCGACAGCCTGCTCGTCGCCACGGACCCGGGGGGCGCCAGCTTTGCGGCGGCGCAGGATGGCACCCTGATCTTTCTGCAGGGACTTCGCGGCGGTGAGCCGGTGGTGGTGAGCGAGTCCGGCGAGGAGCGCGAGCTTCCTGGTCCGCACGCGTTCGGCTACTTCCCGCGCGTATCGCCTGATGGGCGGCGCATCGCGACCAGCGTGTCCTCCGCGTGGCGCGAGGGATTCTGGGTGAAGGACGTCGAGAGTGGCGTAGTGCAGCAGCGCGTGGCTGACAGTCTGGCACACCACGTCGAGTGGTCGGTCGACGGTCGTCGGCTGCTGTTCGTGGAGGCGCCAAGTGGCGCGCTGGTGAGCCGTTCCGCCGATGACGCCACCGATGTGCAGCGGCTCGGCGGTACCGGCTTCGGTCGACATGTGCCGTCCTTTGCGACCGCGACGGTCATCCAGTGCGGAGGGAACAGCCAGGGTGGTATCTCGGTGGCACCGATGCGTGCGCTCGATTCCCTGACGGTTCTGACCACGACGCCCGGCGGACGCTGTGTGGCGCCGACGCTGTCGCCCGACGGGCGATGGCTCGCCTATACGTTGAACGGCGACGAGGCCCTGGCCGTCTACCTCGTCCCTCTCGCCGACCCAACCCGACGCACGCGGGTGTCGATGGTCGAAGGGAGCAGCCCCCGCTTTTCGCCGGACAGCCGGACGCTGTTCTTCCGTGGCGCAAGACGCATGCTCGCGGCGCGTCTCGACGCCACCGGGGCGGTGTCGCGGGTGGACTCCCTCTTCGATGCTTCGGAGTATGTCAACGCCGGCAACATCGGCCGCGCGTGGGACCTCTTCCCCGACGGCCGCCGCTTTCTGATGCTGCGCAAGGCCCGCGTTCAGCGTCTGAGCCTGCTCACGAACTGGACGTCGCGGCTTGCGGGAGCGATCAGGTGA
- a CDS encoding protein kinase has product MTVPETLRTALADRYELLRELGAGGMATVYLARDLKHNRQVAVKVLRADLAAALGQERFLREIRIAAGLQHPHILPLYDSGEAAGALYYIMPYVNGETLRARMTRSLVPVAEAQRILREIARALAYAHARGIVHRDIKPENVLLEPGVAYVADFGIAKAVDAARTDDGHGLTTAGLAIGTPAYMAPEQALGAPVDARTDLYAWGVLAYELLSGAHPFASRTTAPQLVAAHLSETPARLTPRPGLSPALIALIAQTLAKSPDERPASADELVAALEATHTAGAIAEGSAGSPRTAGTRRTAALVVSALVAGLVLFAVLRGRTGNGVPSTRAETPPGERAAPSLVVLPFTNYGGVPENEIFADGMTEDVITHLSTAGGLTVISRTSAMAYKGSTKSVTDIAAELGVTSVLEGSVRRVGSRVRVVAQLVDAQTRANRWAGTFDRELVDVFSIQSEVAQAIADTLRATLHPEARRQMALVPTRDTLAYQLYLQGRALAERRTSGAIRQALVLYDSAVGRDSSFALAYAQKALDLAVLPSVDTTDPRPMYMRAREAAKRAVALDPSLTEAHLALGVLEIVGGYDWAVSLRELDLAVASGAGNSRVHLRRAMLMCALRRDSAVAAEVQEAVRLDPMSGATLQSAGSYLFCARRTADALAMMQRAAAIDPGNRLIYATLQHAAWTLGDVEQIIASTNSMARAEGGQGIDPVRARAAARHGLAALARFMLAENRAPQAVRSQIIYHAVLNDRDAVMADLRRRYARRDPALYWVVRVPILDRLHDDPRLIALLRDMHLDP; this is encoded by the coding sequence ATGACCGTTCCCGAGACGCTGCGCACCGCCCTGGCCGACCGCTACGAGCTCCTGCGCGAGCTCGGTGCCGGCGGCATGGCGACGGTCTATCTCGCGCGCGATCTCAAGCACAACCGGCAGGTCGCGGTGAAAGTCCTGCGTGCCGACCTCGCCGCCGCCTTGGGGCAGGAGCGCTTTCTCCGCGAGATCCGCATCGCCGCGGGGCTGCAGCACCCGCACATTCTGCCCCTGTACGATTCGGGGGAGGCGGCGGGCGCCCTGTATTACATCATGCCCTATGTGAACGGCGAGACGCTGCGGGCGCGAATGACCCGGAGCCTCGTCCCGGTGGCGGAGGCGCAGCGCATTCTGCGCGAGATCGCGCGGGCGCTCGCCTATGCGCACGCGCGCGGTATCGTGCATCGGGACATCAAGCCGGAGAATGTCCTGCTGGAACCCGGCGTCGCGTACGTGGCCGACTTCGGTATCGCCAAGGCCGTCGATGCCGCGCGAACCGACGATGGGCACGGCCTCACGACCGCCGGTCTGGCGATCGGCACCCCCGCGTACATGGCGCCCGAGCAGGCGCTCGGCGCGCCGGTCGATGCCCGCACGGATCTCTACGCGTGGGGCGTGCTCGCCTACGAGCTGCTCTCGGGCGCGCATCCCTTTGCCTCGCGCACCACCGCCCCGCAGCTGGTGGCGGCGCACCTCAGCGAAACGCCGGCGCGCCTCACGCCACGCCCGGGTCTGTCGCCCGCGCTGATCGCGCTCATTGCGCAGACGCTCGCCAAGTCGCCGGATGAGCGCCCGGCGTCGGCCGACGAACTCGTCGCCGCGCTCGAAGCGACGCACACCGCCGGCGCGATCGCCGAAGGCAGTGCCGGGTCGCCGCGAACCGCCGGCACGCGGAGGACGGCCGCGCTCGTCGTCAGCGCGCTCGTGGCTGGCCTCGTGCTGTTCGCCGTCCTGCGCGGGCGGACCGGCAACGGCGTGCCGTCGACTCGCGCCGAGACACCACCCGGTGAGCGCGCCGCGCCATCGCTGGTGGTGCTCCCGTTCACCAACTACGGTGGCGTCCCCGAGAACGAGATCTTCGCCGACGGCATGACCGAGGATGTCATCACCCATCTGTCGACCGCCGGGGGGCTCACGGTGATCAGTCGCACCTCGGCCATGGCCTACAAGGGGAGCACGAAATCGGTCACCGATATTGCAGCCGAACTCGGCGTCACCTCGGTGCTCGAGGGAAGCGTCCGCCGAGTCGGCTCACGCGTGCGCGTCGTGGCGCAGCTGGTCGATGCCCAAACGCGCGCCAATCGCTGGGCGGGCACCTTCGATCGTGAGCTCGTGGATGTCTTCAGTATCCAGAGCGAGGTGGCGCAGGCCATCGCCGACACGCTGCGCGCCACGCTGCACCCCGAGGCGCGGCGGCAGATGGCGCTGGTCCCTACGCGCGACACGCTTGCCTACCAACTGTACTTGCAGGGTCGTGCGCTGGCAGAGCGGCGCACATCGGGCGCAATCCGCCAGGCGCTCGTGCTGTACGATTCGGCCGTCGGGCGGGACTCCTCGTTCGCGCTGGCCTACGCACAGAAGGCGTTGGACCTCGCCGTGTTGCCTTCGGTGGACACGACGGATCCACGTCCTATGTACATGCGCGCGCGTGAAGCCGCAAAGCGCGCGGTCGCACTCGACCCAAGCCTGACCGAAGCGCACCTGGCATTGGGCGTTCTGGAGATCGTGGGCGGCTACGATTGGGCCGTATCGCTGCGTGAGCTTGACCTTGCTGTTGCGAGTGGCGCGGGCAACAGCCGCGTACACCTGCGCCGCGCCATGCTGATGTGTGCCCTGCGACGCGATTCAGCCGTCGCTGCCGAAGTGCAGGAAGCCGTGCGTCTCGATCCGATGTCCGGCGCGACGCTGCAAAGCGCGGGATCGTACCTGTTCTGCGCGCGTCGCACCGCGGACGCGCTCGCCATGATGCAACGGGCGGCAGCGATCGATCCCGGGAATCGACTCATTTATGCGACCCTGCAGCACGCCGCATGGACCCTCGGTGATGTCGAACAGATCATCGCATCGACGAATAGCATGGCGCGCGCGGAGGGTGGCCAGGGCATTGACCCCGTTCGGGCCCGAGCGGCCGCGCGCCATGGGCTGGCGGCGCTCGCGCGCTTCATGCTGGCCGAGAACCGCGCGCCGCAGGCCGTGCGATCGCAAATCATCTATCATGCCGTGTTGAACGATCGGGATGCAGTGATGGCTGACCTGCGTCGCCGCTACGCCCGGCGAGATCCCGCGCTGTACTGGGTGGTGCGCGTCCCGATACTCGATCGGCTGCATGACGACCCCCGGCTGATCGCGTTGCTGCGCGACATGCACCTCGACCCGTGA
- a CDS encoding type II toxin-antitoxin system VapC family toxin: MIVVDASAMIELLLRTPLGQRIEARLFDTPSALHAPELLDVEVVQVLRQFEARGELSATRSATTLRLLDELPVRRYPHAPLVSRMWPLRSHLTAYDATYVALSEALAAVLITCDARLARAPGVRAVVEVV; this comes from the coding sequence GTGATCGTCGTCGATGCCTCCGCCATGATCGAGCTGCTGCTGCGCACCCCCTTGGGTCAGCGCATCGAGGCGCGGCTGTTCGACACCCCGAGTGCGTTGCATGCCCCAGAGCTGCTCGACGTGGAAGTCGTTCAGGTGTTGAGACAATTCGAGGCGCGTGGCGAGCTGTCCGCCACGCGCAGTGCCACCACGCTCCGACTCCTCGACGAACTGCCGGTGCGCCGTTACCCCCACGCGCCCCTCGTCTCCCGCATGTGGCCGCTCCGCTCCCACCTGACGGCATACGACGCGACCTACGTCGCACTGTCCGAGGCCCTTGCTGCGGTGCTGATCACGTGTGACGCGCGCCTTGCTCGCGCGCCCGGCGTTCGCGCGGTGGTCGAGGTGGTGTGA